Part of the Ficedula albicollis isolate OC2 chromosome 6, FicAlb1.5, whole genome shotgun sequence genome is shown below.
TCAATCTTAAAATTACAACAATAAAGactaaaaagacaaaatgaagcAGTGGATAAAAaaatgtcttctctttttttaggTAAGAAGACTAAGTATTAGGACCTTTTGCCTTGGAAAGACCAAGAGGGAGATGTGGCAAAGGTTgattaaaaatcaaatcaaaacacaCACCCACCAAAAGCACTAGTGATTAATTATTTACTATTTCTGATAAAGCCATAAGCTAGATGGGACCCAATCAAGTGATTAGATGGCAGTTTGGTGAGTTTCTTGGGTTGGTTTTGCTCAATTTTTCTGGCTCTGCCTGTGTGTTGTTGattaaaacataaaagcagcagcaatttttttctacCAACAGAATGCTGTGCAGCTAAAACActtatgtattaaaaaaatgataTAAATTCATTATCTGCTTAGAGCAGATAAAAGGGATTAGTTAACACATAATTGTAAAGGATGCAATCTGCAGATAAAAGCAAGGGCCAAAATGTTAGGCTTTGTAGTGGGGCTTTTTGTGCttgattgttttggtttttaactgctggaagctgcagtgTACGGATGGAACAATCCATCCCTATTTATCACGCATAATCAAAAGAATGTATTAAGCATCTGAAAGGAGTTTGAAGCAAGAAAatgaactgcatttttcttctttctgacaCAATGCAATGGAACTTGCATCTATCCAAACATCTAACACAATACACAATTTGAACCCATCCTGCTATGGAAACAATCAAAGTAAAATagtattcaaaataaattctgtcACGCTATAGTAAAACCTGCAAATAACTACAAAGAAACAGAGTAATAATTATTATTGCAAACATGTTAAAATTTATGTACTACAACTTGAGAACAACTGAACACTCCAGGCTGAAGCTCAATGCTTCAAATAGATCTTTACAGAtactttttctcccctcttccctAGCATTGAAGCTTGAACAGCCTTACACTTTACATCAAAGCAGACACATAACAAGCCACAAGAATTGTGACAGGACATTAAGTATATGCATATGTACCAAAGCCAGTGACACAGCTACTACGTCAgcaatttgcatttttgcaCCCTGATAATCTCACTATGATATGTTTCTAAAGGTTTTAGGCTCATGGTAAATAACTTACCTCATTCAACGCACACATGCGAGCAATAGAACCTATGTTGTTGGTGATGGTGACCAAAGTAGCTCTGGCCAAGTCCTCTTTACTGATGGAATCTCTCTTCTCTTTACTCATCATATGACCAAAGCTGTGTGAGGAAGATCATGTCTTTTAACATGAGATATTCAGGTGTGATAAAAGCCCTTAAAATTGTATCATTTAGCaagttttgctttgatttgaTAACCAttaatttgtgattttaaatgtgaaaaaggATCTCATTAGAAAGGCCAAACAATGAGTAAGGACACTTCTAAAATAACTGCAATTTAAATGGAAGCAAACTGCATCAGGCATTACTtacatctgtttaaaaaaaaaaagagcaagaaatagGTGAGAGATCTAAGGACAAACCCCATGATACATTGAGTTACATTTCCACATGGACATAGTGCATAGTCCAGGGATTATGCACTCAGTTCAGCATGCACAGGAAGTTTCCCAAGGGactgctcacacacagctcaaTGAACACGTACCTTGATGCTACAGCAGATCCTTGAAGGCCAAACCGCTCATAGTCTCCTCCGTAAATATCCTTCACCAGCTTATCCACATTGGTGCTGTCTCCCTTTGCAGCCATTTCCAGCGCCTCTTCAAACGTCTCACAGCCAGTGAGCAAGCAGCACAGGCCCAGGAATGTTCCTCCTCCAAGGCTAGAAAAGCACAGTCCCTTCAAACCAGCAGCTTGAGCCAGCTTTTACCACAACCCTCCAGACTGCCATTGAAACATGCTGTACACAGCTGCCAACTGCATCTCACAGCTCCTACCTCAGAGGAGTGCACACACTCTGCACTGAGCTCCTATTTAACACAAGTGTCATCCAGTGGTCTTAACTCAACTGGACCTGAGTCCTTAATTCTTAAATAGAAGAAATTATACTAAAGGGTTAGCTAAGAATACGGTTTGACCCAACACCACAGACACCACTTCGTTACTTGTAGCATTCTGACAAGTTTTCTGCCAAAGAATAatgagccagcagagcactCAAATGAGTGAGGAAAGAATGAACAGCGAACAAAGGTAAATCTGTAAGGGCTGGCAGCCAAGGCAGATATTGTCCCCCTAGCCAGAGGCAGGAAGCAGTCTGGTTGGCTCCTTTTCAAAGCAAGCCCAGCATCAGCCCCGAATGTTCTTGCCCTGCAAGAACTCCGAGCAAGGAACACTCACCTCAATATTTTGTAACAGCTCAAGTACAATATTTACTGACTACATAACTTTAACTGTGCAGAACACGTTGCTAACTCATTAAAGTTCTACTTTGGACTTTTCAGTCTTACAGACATGAACTTTAACTTATTAATCTCTTCATCCTTCCTCATTCTTTCTTGGCCACTGACAAAGTTAGCTTATTTGTAGTGACTGGAGCCACTGAAAACAAGGTGATCAGTGAGACACCACATGCACTTCATGAAAAAGCACAGGAGGTCAGATGGGAACACTATTTAGTCCATGCTCTGGGATTATTGGGTTTTTCAGAACACATAGCACTGTAATGTACTCAGTATCTGAACAGTAGAAAGCTCTGCACATCAGCCACAAGACAATATTGATTTCATCATCTGTAACAAGTCAACCACACACCCCAGTCATGTTTTTCCTTCCACGGTGAAAGGATTAGAAGCACATCTACCAAAGATGCCAAAATCTCTGTGCTTGAAAAAGACCTAGAACTGCAAGAAATCCAACGCCTCCCACTGAACTTGTGTCCATCTGTACTGTATAGAGAGAAATGGCTCGTGGCTACCATTGTGGCAAAGGTATGCCCTAGGTAAGGCAACAGACAATATATATGCACATCATATGCAGTATACATGAGAAACTTTAATACATACCATGGACCAAAAAACAGAATGCAGGGGAGAGAAGATTCATTCGCTGGgacagttttattttggaaatttaTAGCAAGAGATGGGAAATAGGTAAGAACACCAACAAGAGACTAAGGCAGGTTTAAAATTGAACACATCAATGATTTCCCCAACACAGATCCCCTCTCTGAAGCTATCCTAGGATATTTTCAGCCTTGCCACTGGtaggcttttaaaagaaatgggaaTGCATGCACAGTTTGGAGTTGTAGCTACTGACCACATCTCTAATTCTACTGTTCAGTTGTGaaggacaaaagaaaacatttgaaagaaacaaaagtaaatttaCCTGGATCCTGTAACTCTTTTATAATTGTCCTTAGAATACACAGCTAGGATGCTGACCCCTGAGCCTATGTTAACCAGCAGCATAGGATATGGATTATCAAGGCAGTAAGGCTTTTTCTGGCACTGTTCAGGATCTGTaggattttcaaaataatagcACTCTGGTTGGCCATTGAAACCAACAGAATCAACATAAAGGAGGCCCTGGATCAAACAGTCCAATTCATCCAGTTTATACAGCTGTAGATCAGCCATCTGTAAAAGAATAACAAGAAATTAAGAAACACATATTTCCTAGTATAATACAACTCTGAGGACAGAAGGCCCCACTGAAGCACTTTGATCACTTTAATAGTAACACATTATGCTATTTAAGCAGTACAGAGATCCAAGCATGaagtctgaaataaaaattcactaTCTGCCTGACAACAGGTACCTCCCAAAACAATGATGTGCTACACAGTAATGCCATCTAGTCCTTTTGCCTTTGAGACATTCTGGGCTCTGCAAGCAGGAAGTATTTATCCTCCTTAATATTCTGATGCAATAAACGTCTTTCCCCTCATtcccagcccagaggagctgtgttcTGCAGCTTTTGGGCAGCATCAGACACATGCCTACACAACACTCCTCAGGATGGAAAGTACTTTAGCTCATCATCCAGCTACATTGCCcagtaatttaattaaatttttagtAGAAGCATTAAGATGTGAATGTTACGTTAATGCATACATTAAATATACAGTGGATTGTTTTTTCATGCATGTCGCTAGTTATTCcgcttattttttaaaattacaatgaGCACTTTAAAATTCCTCATGAAAAACAGAGGCAAAACTCCTATGTTTGGAGAAAAACCatataaaaaatccaaataaaaggATTGTCAGACCCACGCTCCCAGCAGAAAGTAACTGAGAAGGCAGAcaaccagtaaaaaaaaaaaagctgacaaAAGACATTCCCTTTGAGATCTCACAGGTCACCGTGACTGTACTTCAACAGACATGTCTACTTCCCATAGCATTCTATTCACTAGAATTAGAAATAACATCCCTTTCTCAAAATAGGATACACTGACCAACTGCAGAAAGTCTCCTTTACATTTCTAGgtagaggagagggaaaaaaaacctgtaaagTTTCCCATCCAAATCCTGAGGTCATTTTCATCCTTACGCATGCAAAGCAGGTCATGCCAAAGTCTattttctagcaaaaaaaagcaacagagtATGATGGAGTTCTACAGTACACAGCTGGTTCTCCAGCATTTGCGCAAATCCTGAGGTCATTTTCATCCTCATGCATGCAAAGCAGGTCATGCCAAAGTCTattttctagcaaaaaaaagcaacagagtATGATGGAGTTCTACAGTACACAGCTGGTTCTCCAGCATTTGCATACTGCAGGATGTTTTCATAATGGCTAATGGAGAAGATTTACATGGGTTACTATGTcctatttttaattctggaagCTATATTAAGTCACTATAAAGAGGGAAGATATTTCTGTGGAACAGGCATGGTCAATAGGTTACATTCTTTTAAGCTATTTAAATCTCCCCTGCTAAGTCTGTGCTCTACTTAGAGTACACAGCTCTAACTTGCCACAAGT
Proteins encoded:
- the PANK1 gene encoding pantothenate kinase 1 isoform X5; its protein translation is MDIGGTLVKLVYFEPKDITAEEEQEEVENLKSIRKYLTSNTAYGKTGIRDVHLELKNLTMCGRKGNLHFIRFPSCAMHRFIQMGSEKNFSSLHTTLCATGGGAYKFEEDFRTMADLQLYKLDELDCLIQGLLYVDSVGFNGQPECYYFENPTDPEQCQKKPYCLDNPYPMLLVNIGSGVSILAVYSKDNYKRVTGSSLGGGTFLGLCCLLTGCETFEEALEMAAKGDSTNVDKLVKDIYGGDYERFGLQGSAVASSFGHMMSKEKRDSISKEDLARATLVTITNNIGSIARMCALNENIDKVVFVGNFLRINMISMKVLAYAMDYWSKGQLKALFLEHEGYFGAVGALLEMLKMTDDQ